The following DNA comes from Streptomyces pristinaespiralis.
GCAGCTCTTCCTACTGATTGATGACGCACCACCCGCTCGGACGGTTCAGTTCAACAGGGCTGTCCTTTCGGGTGGTTCGCAGTGGCCCGGCCGGGCTAGTCACAACGGGCCAGTGCCCTGGGCACCGGTACGCCCCGCGACCGGATGGTCGCGGGGCGTACCGGGTGCCTCCTGTGCGTGCGATGTCCGGGATGCTCTCCTTGTCAGGCGGCGGGCGAGTCCAGCAGCGGGGCCGGCGTCACCCGAAGGGTCATGAGGGGCAGCAGGTCCGCCACCCGGTGCGGCCGGTGGGCGGCTATGCCCGGTGGCGCCGGGGCGAGCGGGACGAGGACGTCGGAAGGCTGCGGGGTGCCGGCCGCGGCGTCGGCCTCGACGTCGCCGTGCAGCCAGAGGGTGAGCATGTAGAGCTCGGGAACGGACAGGAGTCTGGGCTGGAACGGCGTCCCGGTCGACTCGGCCTGGCGCAGGGCGCGTTCGGTCGAGTCGAGGTAGGGGCCCTCGAAGAAGTGGGAGAAGGTCCAGCCGTCCGGCGTGAGCACGGTGTCCGCCGCGGCCACGGTGCGATCACCGCTGCGGATCAGGAAACGCCAGCCGGTGAGCCTGCTGTGCGGGGTGCGGCCGCTCGGCACGATCCGGTCCAGCACATGGACCGGCAGCGGCAGTTCGGCGCTCAGGGGCCCCTGGACGGACCTCAGAGCGGGGGTTCGGGCCTCGCGGACGGCTGTGGGGGAACCGAGTGCCGCGAGAACGCTGCGCAGGGCAGGCGCGGGGGCAGGGGGGACAAGCAGCGGCATGATGGGTCGCCTCTCACTCAGGAGACACGGTGGAGCGTGAAGGTGCGGACGGCACTGTCTGCGTGCGGGGCGGCCAGCGGCCGGAAGACACCGGATACGAACTCACCGCCCTCGCGGAGTTTATACGACCCGTGTTCACGTAATGTTTCCGCTACCCGTCGTGGGTATTTCGGGCAAGGTGTGAACCGGCCTGTTTCACGCGGCATTTCTGCGGTTTTTCGAGGCTGTCACGGCCGCGGCCTGCGGTTTCGGCTCCGGCGCGGTAGGCCGAATCGAGCCTGTGGTTTTCGTCGCCGTCCATGCCTGCAATTGCGGTTCGCCTCATGCCGGTGGAATGTGCCTGCGGGGCGTCTGTGTCCAGCCTACCGGCCGCGGACTCCGCGCGGGGCGTTATGGATCAATGAGGCTGGGCATTATCGTCCGTGACGTGAGCGGTCCTCGCCACGTGGGACCCACTCGAGGAGGGACGCTTCGATGGGGGAGAAGGTCGAGGCAGGCGGGTTCGACCTGTCCGATCGGCAACGGTACCGGGGCAAGCTGCAACAGTGCCTGGCCGCCCTGGGGCGGCTTCTGGCGGAGAAGAGGTTCGACCGGCCCAAGAATCTGATGGGGCTCGAGATAGAGCTGAATCTCGCGGGCGCGGACGGGATGCCCCGGATGATGAATGCCGAAGTTCTCTCCCGTATCGCCAGTCCCGATTTTCAGACCGAGCTCGGCATGTTCAATCTGGAAGTAAACATCGTTCCGCACCGATTGGGCGGCCGTGTGCTCGACCAGCTGGCGGAGGAGTTGCACACCGGGCTGGGATATGCCGATCGCAAGGCGCAGGAGCTCGGTTCCGGGATTGTGATGATCGGCATTCTGCCGACGCTGACACAGCAGGATCTGGTGTCCGCGAACCTCTCCGACGTGGACCGTTACATGCTGCTCAACGATCAGATCGTGGCGGCACGCGGGGAGGACTTCACCCTCGACATCGATGGGGTGGAGCGGCTCACCTGCACGTCCGGGTCGATCGCGCCGGAGGCCGCCTGTACGTCGGTGCAACTGCATCTGCAGGTCACCCCCGGCCGGTTCGCCGACGTGTGGAACGCCGCGCAGGCGGTGGCCGCCGTGCAGGTCGCCGTCGGGGCCAACGCGCCGTTCCTGTTCGGCAAGGAGCTGTGGCGCGAATCGCGGCCGCCGCTCTTCCAGCAGGCCACGGACACCCGCCCGCCGGAGCTCCAGGCGCAAGGGGTGCGGCCGCGGACCTGGTTCGGTGAGCGCTGGGTCGACTCGGCGTACGACCTCTTCGAGGAGAACATCCGGTTCTTCCCGGCGCTGCTGCCCTTCTGCGACGACGAGGACCCGCTGCGGGTGCTCGAGGACGGCGGAGTGCCGCGGCTGCAGGAGCTGGTCCTGCACAACGGCACGATCTACCGCTGGAACCGGCCGGTGTACGCGGTCGTCGACGGGGTCCCCCATCTGCGGGTGGAGAACCGCGTGCTGCCCGCCGGACCGACGGTGACCGATGTGATCGCCAACGCCGCGTTCTACTACGGCCTGGTGCGGGCACTCGCGGAGGACGCCCGTCCGGTGTGGACGCGGCTGCCCTTCGCCGCCGCCGACGAGAACTTCGAGAACGCCTGCCGGCACGGTATCGACGCGGAGCTCCAGTGGCCCCGTCCCGGCCGTGGTGGCGTCACACGGGTCCCGGTCGTCAAGCTCGTCCGGGACGAGTTGCTCCCCCTGGCGGCGGCGGGTCTCGACGCGTGGAACGTGGCGCCCGCCGATCGCGACCTGTATCTCGGAGTGATCGAGGAGCGGTGCCGTCGCCGTACGAACGGAGCCTCCTGGCAGGCGGACACCTATCACCGCGCACGTGAGGCGGGGCTGGAGCGCGAGGCGGCGCTGGCGGCGATGACCCGTCGCTACTGCGAGCTGATGCGTGAGGGGCAGCCGGTGCACACATGGCCGGTCGGCTTCCCGGGGGCCCGCTCCTGACCGACCGGGCGTACCGCCGCCCGGCGGTCCGGCGCGGTCGCAGGCGCGTGCGCGGGACCTGGCTGCGACCGCCGTAGGTTCGTCGGGCAAGCTGTGACGTCCCATGCGGTGGAGCAACTGGAGGCTGTAGTGCAGGCGCAGGCGGGAGACGCGGCCGGGTCCTTTCCGCGGGAGGCGGTGTCGCGCAGGACCCTCCGGTCGGAGACGGTGCTCGTGCTCGCGCTGTCGCTCGGCGCCAGCGGTGTGTCCGCGCTGATCAGCTTCATCGGATCGCTGACGAAGCCCGGCGGGCTGAAGGACCAGGCCGCGACCCTCAACGGTTCCTTCGCGCCGGGGCGGCCATGGCTCGATCTGGCCTGGCAGCTCTTCGGGATCGCGACGGCGCTGGTGCCCGTCGCGCTCGTCGCGCATCTGCTGATGCGCGAGCGGGCGGGGCTCTCCTCGATCGGTTTCGACCGGAGCCGGCCCTGGTCCGACATCGGCCGCGGCGCGCTCGTCGCGGCCGGTATCGGCAGCGCCGGGCTGGCCTTCTACCTGCTGGCGAGGGCCACCGGTTTCAACCTCACCGTCGTGCCGGAGGCGCTGCCCGAGGTCTGGTGGAAGTATCCGGTGCTGATCCTCTCCGCGATCCAGAACTCCGTGGTGGAGGAGGTGATCGTCGTCGGGTACCTGCTGCGCAGACTCGGTCAGCTCGGCTGGTCACCGATGGCGGCACTGGTCGCGAGCTCGGTGCTGCGCGGCTCGTACCACCTCTACCAGGGCATCGGCGGGTTCATCGGCAACATGGTGATGGGCGTCGTCTTCGTCCTGCTGTACCGCAGGTGGGGCCGGGTGGGGCCGCTGGTCGCGGCGCACGCGCTGCTCGACATCGTCGCCTTCGTCGGATACGGGCTGCTGTCCGGGAGGGTGGACTGGCTTCCCACGCCCTGACCGGCGGCCCGGCAGCGCGACGGAGGGGGTGCACGGCGACTGCCGTGCACCCCCTCCGTCGTGGAGCGCTCAGGGAGCGGTGAGCAGTTCGCCGTCGATCACGGTCACCGCGCGTCCGGTCAGCAGGGTGCGGTCGCCGCGCAGTGCGGTACGGACCAGGCCGGAGCGGGCGGAGGCCTGGAGGCCGGTCAGCTCGTCGCGGCCGAGGCGCGCGGACCAGAAGGGCGCGAGCGCCGTGTGGGCGCTGCCGGTGACCGGGTCCTCGTCGATGCCGACCCGGGGGAAGAAGCCGCGGGAGACGAAGTCGTAGCCGGCGGACGCGTCCGCCGCGGCGGCGGTGGCGATGATGCCGCGCTCGGAATGCGCCACCAGGGCGGCGAAATCCGGGGTCAGCGCGCGCACGGACCGCTCGTCGGCCAGTTCGACCAGCAGGTCACCGATGTGGGGCCCGGTGTCATGGGCGGAGAGCACCTTCGCGCCGAGGGCCTCGGCGACCCCGTCGGGGGCCGCCACCTCCCGCAGCGGGGCGGTCGGGAAGTCCATGGTGACGGTGCCGTCCTCGTGCGCGGTGGTCCGCAGGATTCCGCAGCGCGCGGTGAAGCGCACGGTGCCCGTGGCCGCTCCCGTGGTGTGCAGCACGTGGGCGGTGGCCAGTGTGGCGTGGCCGCACATGTCGACCTCGGTGGCCGGGGTGAACCAGCGCAGTGCCCAGTCGGCGTCGCTGCCGGCGGGCAGCGGGTGGGCGAACGCGGTCTCCGAGAGGTTCAGCTCCGCGGCGACGTGCTGGAGCCAGGTGTCGGGCGGGAACCCGGCGGAGTCCAGCAGCAGCACTCCGGCGGGATTGCCCCCGAAGGGACGGTCGGTGAAGGCGTCGACGATTCGAATCCGCATGGGCCGACCGTAGAGCTCCGGTGAACGGGCAGGCCAAGGCCAATTCGGGGTCGGCGGCCCGGAAGGGTCTTGTCGTACGACAGGTTCCGATATATCGTTGACGCATCGCGACTGATCAACGATGGAAGGAGCGTAGCGATGCGTTCACACGGAAACGGGCCGGAGGGCGGCCGCGGACACTGCGGGCCCGGCCATCACGGTTGGGGTGAGTACGAGGGCCGCCGCGCGGCGTTCGGGCCCTGGGGGCCGCCGTTCGGCGGGCCCTTCGGCGGCGGGCGCGGGCGAGGTGGCGGCCGGGGCAGGGCGCGGCGCGGCGACGTGCGCGCCTCGATCCTGGCCCTGCTGAAGAACCGCCCGATGCACGGCTACGAGATGATCCAGGAGATCGACGAGCGCAGCGGCGGGGCGTGGAAGCCCAGCCCCGGGTCCGTCTATCCGACCCTCCAGATGCTGGAGGACGAGGGTCTGATCGTGAGCCAGAGCGACGGCGGCAAGAAGCTGTTCACGCTGACCGACACCGGGCGGGCCGAGGCCGAATCGGGGCCGGAGGCTCCTTGGGAGGAGGCCGGCCGCGGTGTCGACTGGGACACG
Coding sequences within:
- a CDS encoding CPBP family intramembrane glutamic endopeptidase; translation: MQAQAGDAAGSFPREAVSRRTLRSETVLVLALSLGASGVSALISFIGSLTKPGGLKDQAATLNGSFAPGRPWLDLAWQLFGIATALVPVALVAHLLMRERAGLSSIGFDRSRPWSDIGRGALVAAGIGSAGLAFYLLARATGFNLTVVPEALPEVWWKYPVLILSAIQNSVVEEVIVVGYLLRRLGQLGWSPMAALVASSVLRGSYHLYQGIGGFIGNMVMGVVFVLLYRRWGRVGPLVAAHALLDIVAFVGYGLLSGRVDWLPTP
- a CDS encoding PhzF family phenazine biosynthesis protein; translated protein: MRIRIVDAFTDRPFGGNPAGVLLLDSAGFPPDTWLQHVAAELNLSETAFAHPLPAGSDADWALRWFTPATEVDMCGHATLATAHVLHTTGAATGTVRFTARCGILRTTAHEDGTVTMDFPTAPLREVAAPDGVAEALGAKVLSAHDTGPHIGDLLVELADERSVRALTPDFAALVAHSERGIIATAAAADASAGYDFVSRGFFPRVGIDEDPVTGSAHTALAPFWSARLGRDELTGLQASARSGLVRTALRGDRTLLTGRAVTVIDGELLTAP
- a CDS encoding PadR family transcriptional regulator; its protein translation is MRSHGNGPEGGRGHCGPGHHGWGEYEGRRAAFGPWGPPFGGPFGGGRGRGGGRGRARRGDVRASILALLKNRPMHGYEMIQEIDERSGGAWKPSPGSVYPTLQMLEDEGLIVSQSDGGKKLFTLTDTGRAEAESGPEAPWEEAGRGVDWDTVNEIRQAGFGLMEAFGQVWKSGNAEQRQKAVAVINEARKKLYLILADEH